The Borrelia hispanica CRI genome has a window encoding:
- a CDS encoding ribonuclease Z — protein MNFNINILGTGGTRPLHNRYLTSILIEYHGESVLFDCGEATQMSLRKQKISWQKIKMICITHLHADHITGLLGIVMLMAQSGDTRKEPLTIIGPIGIKKYLETNIELLRVHKNYQIIYKEIIINKTEPVLYEDKRKRIEYIKLKHSIDCIGYLFIEKDKPGKFDTQKAESLNIPKGPIRKKLQEGYEVMLNGRKIVPSEILGEIKKGLKFAYITDTAYFEELSTYIQNFNLVIIESTFKDDLKEEAKKKLHLTAKLAAQITKKAKVYQTGLIHFSERYTLNKDLHELLNEAQQEYPNGNIFLAKDGMKLKANKDKFIIK, from the coding sequence TTGAATTTTAATATTAATATTCTTGGCACAGGAGGCACAAGACCATTACACAACAGATATTTAACATCTATTTTAATTGAATATCACGGAGAAAGTGTTCTTTTTGACTGTGGAGAAGCTACGCAAATGTCTCTTAGGAAACAAAAAATATCATGGCAAAAAATTAAAATGATTTGTATCACACATTTACACGCCGATCATATCACAGGATTACTTGGAATAGTAATGTTAATGGCACAAAGTGGTGATACAAGAAAAGAACCTTTAACCATTATTGGCCCTATAGGTATCAAGAAATATTTAGAAACAAATATTGAACTCTTAAGAGTACATAAAAATTATCAAATAATATATAAAGAAATAATAATTAATAAGACAGAACCTGTACTATATGAAGACAAAAGAAAAAGAATTGAATACATAAAACTTAAACATTCAATAGATTGTATTGGATATTTATTTATAGAAAAAGATAAACCTGGAAAATTTGACACACAAAAAGCAGAAAGCCTAAATATACCAAAAGGACCTATTAGAAAAAAACTACAAGAAGGATATGAAGTAATGCTGAATGGAAGAAAAATAGTTCCTTCTGAAATATTAGGAGAAATAAAAAAAGGACTAAAATTTGCATATATTACAGATACAGCTTACTTTGAAGAATTAAGCACATATATTCAAAATTTCAATTTAGTAATTATTGAGAGTACATTTAAAGATGACTTAAAAGAAGAAGCTAAAAAAAAATTACATTTAACAGCAAAATTAGCAGCACAAATTACAAAAAAAGCAAAAGTATATCAAACTGGACTTATACATTTCAGTGAAAGATATACTTTAAATAAAGACCTACATGAATTACTAAATGAAGCACAACAAGAATATCCAAATGGAAACATATTCTTAGCAAAAGACGGTATGAAACTTAAAGCAAATAAAGATAAATTTATTATAAAATAA